In Thermofilaceae archaeon, a genomic segment contains:
- a CDS encoding ATP/GTP-binding protein, with product MHRLSLGRSLYLIVIGPAGSGKTTLTAAFGRWIEENQGFRVAYVNLDPGADQLPYKPDVDVREWVTVSQLMREKGLGPNGALIASMEEVYARRSDLMREIANLEAEIVIVDTPGQMELFLFHEAGPAISRELAKLGAASAVMLFDSSLAAKPSHFVTLKLMSMVAQLRLEVPTVAVLSKGDLGVASLAIAWARDPEALLAELKLEPGVVSELSSRLVEVLNEFRLAARVPIVSATTGEGFRELYDLLHEIWCACGDVT from the coding sequence GTGCACAGGCTGTCGCTGGGGAGGTCGCTGTACCTCATCGTGATCGGCCCCGCAGGCAGCGGAAAGACTACTCTCACGGCGGCCTTTGGGAGGTGGATTGAGGAGAACCAGGGCTTCCGGGTGGCCTATGTAAACCTGGATCCGGGGGCCGACCAGCTGCCGTACAAGCCGGACGTCGATGTGAGGGAGTGGGTGACGGTGAGCCAACTGATGAGGGAGAAGGGGCTGGGCCCCAACGGTGCACTCATAGCCAGCATGGAGGAGGTTTACGCGAGGAGAAGCGATTTGATGAGGGAGATCGCCAACCTGGAGGCTGAGATCGTCATCGTTGATACGCCTGGCCAGATGGAGCTCTTCCTCTTCCACGAGGCTGGCCCCGCGATCTCAAGGGAGCTGGCGAAGCTGGGAGCAGCCAGTGCGGTGATGCTCTTCGACTCGAGCCTCGCCGCTAAGCCGTCCCACTTTGTCACGCTGAAGCTGATGTCCATGGTCGCGCAGCTCCGCCTGGAAGTCCCTACCGTCGCGGTGCTGAGCAAGGGTGATTTAGGGGTAGCGTCTCTCGCCATCGCTTGGGCTAGGGATCCCGAAGCGCTCCTCGCTGAACTGAAGCTCGAGCCCGGCGTTGTCTCAGAGCTGTCCAGTAGGCTGGTCGAAGTACTCAACGAGTTCCGGCTCGCAGCTAGAGTCCCGATCGTTTCCGCAACCACGGGCGAAGGCTTCCGAGAGCTCTACGACCTACTCCACGAGATCTGGTGCGCCTGCGGTGACGTCACTTAA